The following proteins are co-located in the Camelina sativa cultivar DH55 chromosome 12, Cs, whole genome shotgun sequence genome:
- the LOC104729304 gene encoding inositol-3-phosphate synthase isozyme 1, whose product MFIKDFKVESLNVKYTENEIHSVYDYETTEVVHENVNGTFQWIVKPKTVKYDFVTDTRVPKLGVMLVGLGGNNGSTLTAGVIANKEGISWATKDKVQQANYFGSLTQASSIRVGSFNGEEIYAPFKSLLPMVNPDDVVFGGWDISDMNLADAMARAKVLDIDLQKQLRPFMENIVPLPGIFDSDFIAANQGSRANHVIKGTKKEQIDHIIKDMREFKEKNKVDRVVVLWTANTERYSNVVVGLNDTMENLMQSVEKDEAEISPSTLYAIACVLEGIPFINGSPQNTFVPGLIDLAIKNNVLIGGDDFKSGQTKMKSVLVDFLVGAGIKPTSIVSYNHLGNNDGMNLSAPQTFRSKEISKSNVVDDMVASNGILFEPGEHPDHVVVIKYVPYVADSKRAMDEYTSEIFMGGKNTIVMHNTCEDSLLAAPIILDLVLLAELSTRIQFKSEGEGKFHSFHPVATILSYLTKAPLVPSGTPVVNALSKQRAMLENILRACVGLAPENNMILEYK is encoded by the exons ATGTTCATTAAAGACTTTAAGGTTGAGAGCCTGAACGTGAAGTACACTGAAAATGAGATTCACTCTGTGTATGATTACGAGACGACCGAGGTTGTGCATGAGAACGTCAATGGTACTTTCCAATGGATTGTTAAGCCAAAGACTGTCAAATACGATTTCGTTACCGATACTCGTGTCCCCAAATTAGG GGTTATGCTTgtgggtttgggaggaaacaatGGATCAACTCTCACCGCTGGTGTTATTGCCAACAAAGA aggaaTCTCGTGGGCTACGAAGGACAAAGTGCAACAAGCGAACTACTTCGGCTCACTAACTCAAGCATCATCCATTCGTGTTGGATCTTTTAACGGTGAAGAGATCTATGCTCCTTTCAAGAGTCTTCTTCCTATG GTGAATCCGGATGATGTTGTGTTTGGAGGATGGGACATAAGTGATATGAACTTAGCAGATGCCATGGCTAGAGCCAAGGTTCTTGATATCGACTTGCAGAAACAGCTGAGGCCTTTCATGGAGAACATTGTGCCACTCCCTGGGATCTTCGATTCTGATTTCATTGCTGCCAATCAAGGCTCACGTGCTAACCACGTGATCAAAGGTACCAAGAAGGAACAAATCGACCACATCATCAAGGACAtgag GGAGTTTAAGGAGAAGAATAAGGTGGATAGGGTTGTGGTTCTCTGGACGGCTAACACAGAGCGTTACAGCAATGTGGTCGTTGGGTTAAACGACACAATGGAGAATCTCATGCAGTCTGTGGAGAAGGATGAGGCCGAGATATCTCCTTCAACGCTTTATGCTATTGCTTGTGTTCTTGAAGGCATCCCGTTCATCAATGGAAGCCCTCAGAACACCTTTGTTCCAG GTCTTATTGATTTGGCGATcaaaaacaatgttttgatCGGTGGAGATGATTTCAAGAGTGGTCAAACCAAGATGAAATCTGTCTTGGTTGATTTCCTCGTTGGTGCAGGAATTAAG CCTACTTCAATTGTGAGCTACAATCACTTGGGGAACAACGATGGAATGAACCTCTCAGCTCCACAGACATTCCGATCTAAGGAGATCTCCAAAAGCAATGTCGTGGACGATATGGTTGCTAGCAACGGTATCCTCTTTGAGCCTGGGGAACACCCGGACCATGTTGTGGTCATCAAG TATGTACCGTATGTTGCTGATAGTAAGCGAGCGATGGACGAGTATACATCAGAGATTTTCATGGGAGGGAAGAACACAATCGTGATGCACAATACCTGTGAGGACTCTCTCTTAGCTGCTCCAATCATCTTGGATCTTGTTCTCCTTGCGGAGCTCAGCACCAGGATCCAGTTCAAATCCGAGGGAGAG GGAAAGTTTCATTCGTTCCATCCTGTTGCCACCATACTCAGCTACCTCACCAAGGCACCGCTGGTTCCGTCGGGAACGCCGGTGGTTAACGCGCTGTCTAAGCAGCGGGCTATGCTGGAGAACATTCTTAGGGCGTGCGTTGGACTGGCCCCGGAGAATAACATGATCTTGGAAtacaagtga
- the LOC104729305 gene encoding protein NEN4-like gives MEVQTFPNEIVFFDLETTVPNKVGQHFHILEFGAIIVCPRKLEELESFTTLIQPKDLSVVSIRSSRSDGITRDKVTNAPSFEDVAEKIYGLLNGRIWAGHNIRRFDCVRIKEAYAEIGKAAPEPSGIIDSLGLLSDKFGKRAGNMKMASLAAYFGLGVQKHRSLDDVRMNLEVLKHCATVLFLESTLPNQLEGKWQSSSKIMTRSRSNYQIAQRAMPYSKGSSSLVKMTQNVKNLLSKAQGNQTLQSLINHSHSLLR, from the exons ATGGAGGTCCAAACATTTCCCAACGAAATCGTCTTCTTCGATCTAGAAACAACCGTACCGAACAAAGTAGGACAACATTTCCACATCCTAGAGTTCGGTGCGATCATCGTATGTCCAAGGAAACTCGAGGAGCTGGAGAGTTTCACAACGCTTATACAACCTAAAGACTTGTCTGTGGTCTCAATAAGGTCGTCTAGGTCAGATGGGATCACGAGGGATAAGGTTACGAACGCACCAAGTTTTGAAGATGTGGCTGAGAAGATTTATGGTTTGTTGAACGGCCGGATTTGGGCAGGTCATAACATCAGAAGATTCGATTGCGTTAGGATCAAAGAAGCTTACGCTGAGATCGGTAAAGCTGCGCCTGAACCCTCGGGGATCATTGATTCGTTGGGATTATTAAGTGACAAGTTTGGCAAAAGAGCTGGTAACATGAAG atgGCAAGTTTGGCAGCctattttggtcttggagtccAAAAGCACAG GAGTCTTGATGATGTTCGAATGAATCTAGAGGTCCTCAAGCACTGTGCAACAGTGCTTTTCTTG GAATCTACACTTCCCAATCAGTTGGAAGGAAAATGGCAAAGTTCTTCAAAGATCATGACAAGAAGTCGAAGTAATTACCAAATAGCCCAAAGGGCAATGCCTTACTCGAAGGGTAGTAGTAGTCTCGTGAAg ATGACACAAAATGTGAAGAATCTGTTAAGCAAAGCTCAAGGCAATCAAACTCTCCAAAGCTTGATCAATCATTCTCATTCTTTGCTTAGATGA
- the LOC104729306 gene encoding trafficking protein particle complex subunit 12-like, protein MFTESSSPAKDPDSPESETRPEFNPSSTDSTATTNPNTVQTAIDSDSLEPTTFESASSDLPPERFNSLDELTHDLGSLHELSTRGSWQAILEKISQARALFLLTKPHEHLTYLTYQVMALVKLRRSDEAAHELNSLHDFDGTHYRYESFPEIYPNRKGSMVPFSLRWLYALIPTKLGNRQEGLDRLYVLLDFVRDRIRDKESQNLDDSVELWKKRERFVMSCLLGFHLGHKEFGVSLDLIKGLLNRDPLDPVLISKLGSVQMQFGDIEGAKATFDRVEKMLNEGKSNGLLNETQFKNLVGRNKALVYVVAKDYVSAVRVYDECIERDNSDAIAVNNKALCLMYLRDLSDAIKVMESALERVPTAALNESLVVNLCSMYELAYVNHTDVKRTLNNWIARVAPDDYDSSSTRV, encoded by the coding sequence ATGTTCACGGAGTCATCATCTCCAGCGAAGGATCCGGATTCACCCGAATCCGAAACCCGACCCGAGTTCAATCCCTCCTCCACTGATTCCACCGCCACTACCAATCCCAACACCGTTCAAACCGCCATAGACTCAGACTCCCTCGAACCGACGACATTCGAATCAGCCTCATCAGATCTACCACCGGAACGATTCAATTCGCTCGACGAATTAACCCACGATCTCGGCTCGCTCCACGAGCTTTCAACCCGTGGCTCATGGCAAGCGATCCTCGAGAAGATATCTCAAGCCAGAGCTCTCTTCCTCCTCACAAAGCCTCACGAGCATCTCACTTATCTAACTTACCAAGTTATGGCTCTCGTCAAGCTCCGTCGCTCCGATGAAGCAGCGCATGAGCTTAACTCATTGCACGATTTCGACGGTACGCATTACAGGTACGAATCGTTCCCTGAGATTTACCCTAATCGGAAAGGATCTATGGTTCCTTTCTCTTTACGGTGGCTCTACGCTTTGATTCCGACTAAGCTTGGTAACCGTCAGGAAGGGTTAGATCGGTTATACGTTTTGCTTGACTTTGTTAGAGATCGAATCAGAGATAAAGAATCTCAGAATTTAGATGATTCTGTGGAGTtgtggaagaagagagagagatttgtgatgaGTTGCTTGTTAGGGTTTCATTTAGGTCACAAGGAGTTTGGGGTATCTTTGGATTTGATCAAGGGGTTGTTAAATCGTGATCCGTTAGACCCTGTTTTGATTTCGAAGCTAGGCTCTGTTCAAATGCAGTTTGGTGATATAGAAGGAGCTAAAGCCACGTTTGATCGTGTTGAGAAGATGTTGAATGAAGGAAAGAGCAATGGTTTGTTGAATGAAACACAGTTTAAGAATCTTGTGGGTAGGAATAAGGCTTTGGTTTATGTTGTGGCAAAGGACTATGTTTCTGCTGTGAGAGTGTATGACGAATGCATTGAAAGAGATAACTCGGATGCTATCGCTGTTAATAACAAGGCTCTTTGTTTGATGTACTTGAGAGATTTGTCTGATGCGATTAAGGTGATGGAGAGTGCTTTGGAGAGAGTACCAACTGCTGCTTTGAACGAGAGCTTGGTGGTTAACTTGTGTAGTATGTATGAGTTGGCTTATGTTAATCATACTGATGTCAAGCGGACGTTGAATAATTGGATTGCACGTGTTGCTCCTGATGATTATGATTCATCTAGTACCAGAGTTTGA
- the LOC104729307 gene encoding uncharacterized protein LOC104729307, whose protein sequence is MANKKPRCIPPEERNMCVGVVCMLLFIVLFCWGVYVSDPRNSPHITIASMNFTITENSTSAKWDLLIRTPPSLPGDYICLEGDLQVFLIYKHVIVATSPPQRYQNLQPHWPHLLRVSVVASENDINGVAGKNVFDDIVKERSEVRFASRFVFPDCREDTTGTMSFVCDEVVLRFDSSSWTMATTKSKNPTCVYHATSIDHYLKKVMV, encoded by the exons ATGGCTAACAAGAAACCTCGTTGCATTCCCCCTGAAGAGCGGAACATGTGCGTGGGGGTTGTCTGTATGTTATTATTCATCGTCTTGTTTTGTTGGGGTGTTTATGTCTCAGATCCGCGTAACAGCCCACATATTACAATAGCTTCTATGAATTTTACTATAACAGAAAATTCTACTAGTGCGAAGTGGGATTTACTTATAAGAACTCCCCCAAGTCTTCCTGGTGACTACATCTGTCTCGAAGGAGACcttcaagtttttttaatttacaaacaTGTCATCGTTGCTACTTCACCCCCACAAAG GTACCAGAATCTCCAGCCCCATTGGCCTCATTTACTTAGAGTATCAGTAGTTGCTTCTGAAAACGATATCAACGGTGTAGCTGGAAAAAACGTTTTTGATGATATTGTTAAAGAAAGGAGTGAAGTGCGGTTTGCATCGCGGTTTGTTTTTCCCGATTGTAGAGAAGACACCACAGGGACAATGAGCTTTGTATGTGATGAAGTTGTCTTGCGGTTCGATTCGAGCTCATGGACGATGGCGACGACTAAGTCTAAGAACCCAACATGCGTCTATCATGCGACCTCTATAGATCATTATCTCAAAAAGGTTATGGTTTGA
- the LOC104729308 gene encoding L-ascorbate oxidase produces MMRPKRSSDTVHVLNLMVLCFIALFSSSVLGQGKIRRFHWEVKYEFRSPDCAQKLVITINGKFPGPTIKAQQGDTIVVELKNSLMTENVAVHWHGIRQIGTPWFDGVEGVTQCPILPGEVFTYQFVVDRPGTYMYHSHYGMQRESGLIGMIQVSPPVTEPEPFTYDYDRNVLLTDWYHKSMLESATGLASKPFKWVGEPESLLIQGRGRFNCSNDLTTPRVCNASNTDCSRFVLTVIPGKTYRLRLGSLTSLSALSFQIEGHNLTVVETDGHYVEPFTVKNLFIYSGETYSVLLKADQNPRRNYWITSSIVSRPANTSQGTAVLNYYPNHLRRRPPTPESSNLRPEWNDTRSRLAQSVAIKARRGFVHTPPENSDRVIVLLNTQNEVNGFRRWSVNNVSYHHPKTPYLIALKQNLTDAFDWRFTPPDNYDSRNYDLFATPQNANATTSDGIYRLRFNSTVDVILQNANTMNAKNSETHPWHLHGHDFWVLGYGEGKFNESEDPKRYNRVNPIMKNTVAVQPFGWTALRFRTDNPGVWSFHCHIESHFFMGMGIVFESGIDRVSSNLPSSIMGCGQTKR; encoded by the exons atgatgagaCCGAAGAGATCATCAGACACAGTTCATGTCTTGAATCTTATGGTCCTCTGTTTCATTGccctgttttcttcttctgtcctCGGTCAGGGAAAGATCCGACGATTCCACTGGGAAGTGAAGTACGAGTTCAGGTCACCGGATTGTGCCCAAAAGCTAGTAATCACAATCAATGGTAAGTTTCCAGGTCCCACCATTAAAGCTCAACAAGGTGACACCATTGTTGTTGAGCTCAAGAACAGTCTCATGACTGAAAACGTCGCTGTCCATTGGCATGGAATCCGACAGATTGGGACACCATGGTTCGACGGAGTAGAAGGTGTTACTCAGTGTCCAATTCTTCCTGGAGAAGTCTTCACTTACCAATTCGTCGTTGatagg CCTGGTACATACATGTATCATTCACACTATGGGATGCAGAGAGAATCTGGATTAATAGGAATGATTCAAGTTTCTCCTCCGGTCACAGAGCCCGAACCGTTTACATACGATTATGACCGGAACGTTTTGTTAACAGATTGGTATCACAAAAGCATGTTGGAGAGCGCCACCGGTTTAGCCTCAAAACCCTTCAAGTGGGTCGGTGAGCCAGAG TCGCTTCTAATACAAGGAAGAGGGAGATTCAACTGTTCAAACGACCTAACCACTCCAAGAGTCTGTAACGCCTCAAACACTGATTGTTCGCGTTTTGTCCTCACGGTAATCCCCGGGAAGACATACCGGCTTCGACTCGGTAGCTTGACGTCTCTTTCAGCCCTAAGTTTCCAAATCGAG GGACATAACTTGACGGTGGTTGAAACTGATGGACACTATGTAGAACCATTCACAGTGAAAAATCTCTTTATATATTCCGGCGAAACTTATTCCGTACTTCTCAAGGCAGATCAAAACCCTAGACGAAACTATTGGATCACCTCAAGCATAGTCAGCCGTCCGGCGAACACTTCACAGGGAACCGCGGTACTCAACTACTACCCTAATCACCTACGACGGCGTCCTCCCACGCCGGAATCCTCCAATCTCCGACCGGAATGGAACGACACGCGCTCCCGCCTTGCACAAAGCGTAGCGATCAAGGCGCGTCGTGGATTCGTTCACACGCCGCCTGAGAACTCTGACAGAGTCATCGTACTTCTCAACACACAAAACGAAGTCAACGGATTCAGACGTTGGTCGGTCAACAACGTTTCATACCACCACCCTAAGACGCCGTACCTAATCGCGTTAAAGCAGAATCTCACCGACGCGTTCGACTGGCGTTTCACGCCGCCGGATAATTACGATTCTCGGAACTACGACTTATTCGCAACACCTCAAAACGCTAACGCGACGACGAGCGATGGAATCTACCGGTTGAGATTCAATTCAACCGTGGACGTGATTTTACAAAACGCGAATACAATGAACGCGAAAAACAGCGAGACGCACCCGTGGCATCTACACGGTCACGATTTTTGGGTGCTTGGATACGGAGAAGGGAAGTTTAATGAGTCGGAGGATCCGAAAAGGTATAATCGGGTTAACCCGATAATGAAAAACACGGTTGCGGTTCAACCGTTTGGCTGGACGGCGTTGCGTTTCAGAACGGATAATCCTGGCGTTTGGTCGTTTCACTGCCATATTGAGTCGCATTTTTTCATGGGAATGGGAATTGTGTTCGAGTCTGGTATTGATAGAGTTTCTTCTAATTTACCTTCTTCTATAATGGGATGTGGTCAGACTAAACGctga
- the LOC104729309 gene encoding cell wall integrity and stress response component 3-like codes for MSLLKYLCFRKVLLFLYFFLFLFSSAFFASSESSVHDKLQQQTKPLDPHFRVRRLLVKELDSSGDDDETNLPPPPKKKKLTGSVSSSSSSTTSGTKKNQTKLTKPISSSSSSSTKLIKPISSSSSTKNQTKLAKTSSMGTSQKLNSTKSSSNTTKASSELKKLNSGTKPTNSTKPITSSIKKSADLSKSNSSKNKTTTKSPSSKLSSPQSKSSKKPVTKSKPIEKEIKPFWLDDEEDEDFVSEFRDLPTKFQRSLIPDLERFSTTSKNYINKANKEITRNFKPYFGNKYAPTIASVVSFIFILVPLLLVSLIFNRFKAYFSLQKILIFIQIYLSIYFSILCISSLVTGIEPLKFLYATSSSTYVCLQILQTLGYVFYLLLLLMYLVLVFSTDCGLGLKVLGLAQTFVGFAVGLHYYVAVFHRVVLRQPPKTNWKIHGVYATCFLLICLLSSAERRKKEYLEEGGDEGKKN; via the coding sequence ATGTCTTTACTCAAGTACTTGTGTTTTAGAAAGGTACTCTTGtttctctatttctttctcttcctcttctcttctgcTTTCTTTGCCTCATCAGAATCCTCTGTTCACGATAAgctacaacaacaaacaaaaccactGGATCCTCATTTTCGAGTGAGGAGATTGTTGGTGAAAGAGCTGGATTCAAGTGGTGACGATGATGAAACaaatcttcctcctcctcctaagaagaagaagcttactggttctgtttcttcatcatcatcatcaacaacatctgGCACTAAGAAGAATCAAACCAAGCTCACTAAACccatctcatcttcttcttcttcttccaccaagCTAATTAAacccatctcttcttcttcctccaccaagaaccaaaccaaactcgCCAAGACCTCCTCCATGGGTACATCTCAAAAACTCAACTCCACCAAATCATCTTCCAACACAACCAAGGCTAGCTCCGAGCTCAAGAAGCTCAATTCCGGAACAAAACCCACAAATTCCACAAAACCCATTACTTCTTCAATCAAGAAATCAGCAGATCTATCCaaatcaaactcatccaaaaacaaaaccaccaCAAAATCCCCAAGCTCCAAGCTTTCTTCACCTCAATCAAAATCCTCAAAAAAACCAGTgaccaaatcaaaaccaatcgagaaagaaatcaaaccattCTGGCtcgacgacgaagaagacgaagatttCGTCAGCGAATTCAGAGATCTACCAACTAAATTCCAAAGATCCTTAATCCCAGACCTAGAACGTTTCTCAACCACATCCAAAAACTACATCAACAAAGCCAACAAAGAGATCACAAGAAACTTCAAACCTTACTTCGGCAACAAATACGCACCAACCATAGCTTCCGTAGTCtcattcatcttcatcctcgtcCCTCTACTCCTAGTCTCCCTCATTTTCAACAGATTCAAAGCTTACTTCTCACTCCAGAAGATCCTAATCTTCATCCAAATCTACCTATCGATCTACTTCTCAATCCTATGCATCTCATCGCTCGTCACCGGAATCGAACCGCTCAAGTTCCTCTACGCAACGTCGAGCTCTACCTACGTTTGCTTGCAGATCTTGCAAACCCTAGGCTACGTCTTCTACCTCCTGCTTCTTCTCATGTACCTCGTTCTCGTCTTCTCCACTGACTGTGGTTTGGGCCTCAAAGTATTGGGCTTGGCGCAGACATTCGTGGGCTTTGCTGTTGGTTTGCATTATTACGTGGCGGTGTTTCATAGGGTGGTGCTTCGTCAGCCTCCGAAGACTAACTGGAAGATCCACGGTGTTTATGCCACGTGTTTTCTTCTGATTTGTCTGTTATCTAGTGCcgagaggaggaagaaagagTACTTGGAAGAAGGCGGTGACGAAGggaagaaaaattga
- the LOC104733090 gene encoding ABC transporter D family member 1-like has product MPSLQLLQLTERGRGLVASRRKSILLAAGIVAAGGAAVYLKSRVSSRKPDSSRHCNGQSDDDEALEKLTGNDKNSKITTKKKKGGGLKSLQVLTAILLSQMGKMGARDLLALVATVVFRTALSNRLAKVQGFLFRAAFLRRAPLFLRLISENIMLCFMLSTMHSTSKYITGALSLRFRNILTKLIHSHYFENMVYYKISHVDGRITHPEQRIASDVPRFSSELSELIQDDLTAVTDGIVYAWRLCSYASPKYIFWILAYVLGAGTAIRNFSPSFGKLMSKEQQLEGEYRKLHSRLRTHSESIAFYGGETREESHIQQTFKNLVSHMSHVLHDHWWFGMIQDFLLKYLGATVAVILIIEPFFSGNLRPDDSTLGRAEMLSNIRYHTSVIISLFQALGTLSISSRRLNRLSGYADRIHELMAVSRELSGDDKSSFQRNRSRNYLSEANYVEFSGVKVVTPTGNVLVEDLTLRVEQGSNLLITGPNGSGKSSLFRVLGGLWPLVSGHIVKPGVGSDMNKEIFYVPQRPYMAVGTLRDQLIYPLTSDQETEPLTETGMVELLKNVDLEYLLDRYQPEKEVNWGDELSLGEQQRLGMARLFYHKPKFAILDECTSAVTTDMEERFAAKARAMGTSCITISHRPALVAFHDVVLSLDGEGGWSVHYKRDDSALLTDAEIDSDSAKISDTDRQNDAMVVQRAFAAARKVSEACVDILVYFSFR; this is encoded by the exons ATGCCTTCACTCCAACTATTGCAATTAACTGAGCGGGGTCGGGGTCTTGTAGCGTCAAGACG GAAATCTATACTGCTTGCGGCTGGGATTGTTGCTGCTGGTGGAGCTGCTGTTTACCTGAAATCAAGGGTCAGCTCTCGAAAGCCTGATTCTTCGCGTCATTGCAATGGtcagagtgatgatgatgaggcaTTGGAAAAGCTGACAGGGAATgataaaaattcaaagataaccacgaaaaagaagaaagggGGAGGATTAAAGTCTCTTCAGGTTCTGACTGCTATTCTTCTGTCTCAGATGGGTAAAATGGGTGCCAGGGATCTTTTGGCACTAGTTGCCACTGTG GTTTTCAGAACTGCTTTAAGCAATAGATTGGCGAAAGTACAAGGTTTCCTTTTCCGTGCTGCTTTCTTAAGGCGTGCGCCACTGTTTCTACGTCTTATCTCCGAGAATATTATGTTGTGTTTCATGCTATCGACGATGCACTCTACTTCAAAGTACATAACTGGGGCCTTGAGTTTGCGATTCAGAAATATATTGACGAAGCTAATTCACTCACATTATTTTGAG aaTATGGTGTATTACAAAATATCACATGTGGATGGTCGGATTACGCACCCGGAGCAACGGATTGCCAGCGATGTACCAAGATTCTCCTCAGAGTTGAGCGAACTTATACAGGATGATTTGACGGCGGTTACTGATGGAATTGTGTATGCATGGCGCCTGTGTTCATATGCTAGTCCAAAATACATCTTCTGGATATTG GCCTATGTACTGGGTGCCGGGACGGCAATAAGGaacttttctccttcttttggGAAATTGATGTCCAAAGAACAGCAGTTGGAAGGGGAGTACCGGAAACTTCATTCACGCTTAAGGACTCATTCGGAAAGCATAGCATTCTATGGTGGGGAAACCAGGGAAGAATCGCATATACAACAAACGTTCAAAAATCTTGTTAGCCATATGAGTCACGTGCTTCATGATCACTGGTGGTTTGGCATGATCCAAGATTTCCTGCTGAAGTATCTTGGTGCTACAGTTGCAGTTATTCTGATTATCGAACCATTCTTCTCTGGGAATCTAAGACCTGACGACTCGACCCTAGGAAGAGCTGAGATGCTAAGCAATATAAGATATCACACCAGTGTCATTATATCTCTCTTTCAGGCGCTAGGAACACTTTCTATAAGCTCCAGGCGGCTCAACCGACTCAG TGGTTATGCTGACCGAATCCATGAGTTGATGGCTGTCTCGAGAGAACTCAGTGGTGATGATAAATCCTCTTTCCAGAGAAATAGAAGCAGAAATTACCTAAGTGAAGCTAACTATGTTGAGTTTTCCGGTGTCAAG GTTGTTACTCCAACGGGAAATGTTTTGGTGGAGGATCTCACCCTTCGAGTTGAGCAGGGGTCTAATCTTCTGATTACAG GCCCTAATGGAAGTGGCAAGAGTTCCCTTTTCCGAGTATTAGGAGGTCTATGGCCCCTCGTGTCTGGGCATATTGTGAAGCCAGGAGTTGGTTCTGATATGAACAAGGAGATTTTCTACGTGCCGCAACGACCCTATATGGCAGTAGGAACACTCCGTGACCAGTTAATATATCCTCTTACTTCTGATCAAGAGACTGAACCACTCACTGAGACTGGAATGGTGGAGCTATTGAAAAAT GTTGATCTAGAATATTTATTGGATCGCTACCAACCGGAAAAAGAGGTTAACTGGGGTGATGAGTTATCTCTTGGAGAGCAACAGAGATTGGGGATGGCCAGATTATTCTACCACAAACCCAAATTTGCAATTCTTGATGAATGCACAAGTGCTGTGACAACTGATATGGAAGAACGCTTTGCCGCTAAGGCTCGAGCTATGGGAACTTCTTGCATAACAATCTCCCATCGTCCAGCCCTTGTTGCATTCCATGATGTTGTTTTGTCACTAGACGGCGAAGGGGGATGGAGTGTTCACTACAAGAG GGATGACTCTGCCCTTCTGACGGATGCTGAAATTGATTCAGATTCAGCGAAAATTTCAGATACAGATCGGCAAAATGATGCTATGGTTGTTCAACGAGCGTTTGCTGCAGCTAGAAAGGTCTCAGAAGCTTGTGtagatattttggtttattttagtTTTCGTTGA